In the Rubrivivax gelatinosus IL144 genome, CGCGACGCAGCTGCCGGCGCCGCCCGAGCAGGAAGCCCCGCCCGAGGAGCCGCCGCCTCCGCCGCCGGATCAGCAGGACCCGAACCAGGACCCGCCACCGCCGGACGACGAGCAGCAGGCCGAAGAGCTGAAGGGCCCGATGGAAGACCAGGTGCTCGACGCCGTGCTCGCGTCGCTGCCGCCGGCGCTGCTGGCGCAGATGCAGGCCGACTACGCCTCGCGCGAACGCGCGCGTTCGTCGGGCAAGTCGGGCGCGCTGCACAAGGGCGGCCACCGCGGCCGGCCGTCGGGCATCCGCCGCGGCGAGCCCAAGGCCGGCCAGCGCCTGAACCTGATCGCGACGCTGCGCGCTGCCGCGCCCTGGCAACGGGTGCGCGGCGCCATCAAGCCGCGTGTGCAGGTGCGGCCCGACGACTTCCACGTCACGCACTACCGCCAGCGGCGCGAGACGACGACGATCTTCGTCGTCGACGCCTCGGGCTCGTCGGCGCTCAACCGCATGGCCGAGGCCAAGGGCGCGGTCGAGCTGCTGCTGGCCGACTGCTACGTGCGGCGCGACAAGGTGGCGGTGATCGCCTTCCGCGGCAAGGCCGCCGAACTGCTGCTGCCGCCGACACGTTCGCTGGTGCGCGCCAAGCGCAGCCTGGCCGGCCTGCCCGGCGGCGGCGGCACGCCGCTGGCGGCGGCCGTCGATGCCGCCGGGGCGCTGGCCGAGTCGATCCGCCGGCGTGGCGACACGCCGCTGGTGGTCTTCCTGACCGACGGCCGCGCCAACGTCGCGCTCGACGGCACCGGCGGGCGCCCCAAGGCCGAGGCCGATGCGCTCGACGCGGCCAAGCGCATGCTGGCCAGCGGCGCGGCGACGATGCTGATCGACACTTCGCCGCAGCCGGCGGCGCAGGCGCGCAAGATCGCCGGCGCGATGCAGGCCACCTACATGCCGCTGCCTTACGCCGGCGCGCAGACCCTGTCGCAGGTGGTGCGCGCACGCGCCGGTGGCTGAAGACCGCCGCTTCGTCAACGCCGCCGGCCTGCGCTGGCACGTCGAACGTTCCGGGCGCGGCCCGGGCACGATGCTGCTGCTGCACGGCACCGGTGCGTCGGCGCACAGCATGGCGGCGCTGGGCGAACGCCTGGCCTGGCGCTGGCGCCTCGTCGCGCCTGACCTGCCGGGCCACGGCGAGACCAGCCGGCCGACGCCCGGGCAGCTGACGCTGCCCGGCATGGCCGCCGCGGTCGGCGCGCTGCTGGCCGAGATGAAGCTAGCACCCGACGTCGTCGTCGGCCACTCGGCCGGCGCCGCGGTCGCGGTGCGCATGGTGCTCGACGGGCTGGTGAAGCCCTCGGTCGTGGTGTCGATCAACGGCGCCTTCCTGCCGTTCGGCGGCCGTGCGGCGGCGCTGCTGTCGCCGCTGGCGCGGCTCCTGTACGCGCAGCGCTGGGTCTCGCACCTGTTCGCGCGCCGCGCCGAGGATCCGGCGGTCGTGCGCCGCTTGATCGAAGGCACCGGCTCGCACCTGGACCAGGACGGGCTGGACGCCTACCGGGCGCTGATGACACGCCCCGGCCACGCCGAGGCCGCGCTGGGCATGATGGCCCACTGGGACCTGAGCACGATGGAGCAGGATCTGCGCCGTTTCCCGGTGCCGCTGTGGCTGATCACCGGGCTGCGCGACCGCGCGGTGCGGCCGTCGCAGGCGCGGCGCGTGGCGGCGCTGTGCCCGCGTGCGCTCTTGCTGCCACTGCCAGGTGTCGGCCACCTTGCACACGAGGAAGCCCCCGACGCCGTCGCTCGCCTGCTCGGGACGCTGCCGTCGCCAGCGGTATAAACGCCCGACGCATCCGTTTCCGAGGAGTACCCGATGCACCAGACCCTGGAGGCGCTGCTGCGGGCCGGCGCCGAAGACGCCGTCGCGCTGGCCGCTCCCGGCCGCGCGCCGCTCAACTACCGCGGCCTTCGCGCGCAGATCGCCGGCACCGTTTCGACGCTGAACACGCTGGGCGTGGGCCGCGGCGACCGCGTCGCCATCGTGCTCGCCAACGGCCCCGAGATGGCGAGCTGCTTCGTCGCCTGCGCCAGCGGCGTCGCCAGCGCGCCGCTGAACCCGGCCTACCGCGCCGAGGAGTTCGAGTTCTACCTGTCGGACCTGCGCGCCAAGGCGCTGATCGTCGAACGCGGCAGCGCCTCGCCGGCGGTGGCGGTCGCCGAACGCCTGGGCGTGCGTGTGCTCGACCTCGTCGTCGCCGACGGCGCGCCGGCCGGCAGCTTCACGCTGGTGCCGCGCGACGGCTCTGCCGCCAGCACGCCGACGGCCGACGGCGGCGAGGCCCAGCCCGGCGACGTCTCGATGGTGCTGCACACCTCGGGCACGACCTCGCGGCCGAAGATCGTGCCGCTGTCGCAGGCCAATCTGGCGGCGTCGGCGCAGCACATCCGCGACACGCTGCAGCTGACGCCGGCCGACGGCGGGCTCAACGTGATGCCGCTGTTTCACATCCACGGCCTGATCGCCGGCGTGCTGGCGCCGCTGTCCGCGGGCTCGCGCATCTTCTGCACGCCGGGCTTCGACGCGCTGAAGTTCTTCGGCTGGATGGACGAGGCCGCGCCCACCTGGTACACGGCGGTGCCGACGATGCACCAGGCGATCCTCGGCCGCGCGCGGCGCAACGCCGAGGTCATCGCGCGGCATCCGCTGCGTTTCCTGCGCTCGTCCTCGTCGTCGATGCCGCCGCAGGTGATCCGCGAACTCGAAGAGGTGTTCGGCGCGCCGCTGATCGAGGCCTACGGCATGACCGAGGCCACGCACCAGATGGCCTGCAACCCGCTGCCGCCGGCCGTGCGCAAGCCCGGCAGCGTCGGCCCGGCGGCGGGGCCCGAGATCGCGATCATGGACGAGCACGGCACGCTGCTGCCGCGCGGCGCGGTCGGCGAGATCGTCATCCGCGGCCCCAACGTCACCGCCGGCTACGAGTCCAACCCCAAGGCCAACGCCGAGGCCTTCACCAACGGCTGGTTCCGCACCGGCGACCAGGGCACGCTGGACGCCGAGGGCTACGTCACGATCACCGGGCGCTTGAAGGAGATCATCAACCGGGGCGGCGAGAAGATCAGCCCGCGCGAGATCGACGAGATCCTGATGGACCACCCGGCCGTCGCCCAGGTCGTGTGCTTCGGCATGCCGCACCCGAAGCTGGGCGAGGAGGTCGCCGCCGCCGTCGTGCCGCGTGAAGGCCAGCAGCCCAGCGAACGCGAGCTGCAGGACTTCGTCGCCGCGCGTGTCGCCGACTTCAAGGTGCCCAAGCGCATCCTGTTCATGGCCGAGATCCCCAAGGGCGCGACCGGCAAGCTGCAGCGCATCGGCATGGCCGCCAAGCTGGGGCTGGGCGGATGAAGATCACGATCGTCGGCGCCGGCGCGATCGGCGGCTATCTGGGCGCACGGCTTTCGGCCGCGGGCGAAGACGTCAGCTTCATCGCGCGCGGGCGCAACCTGGAGGCGATCCGCGCGCGCGGCTTCCGCCTGATCCTCGAAGACGGCAGCGAACTCGCGGCGCCCGAGGCACGCGCTTTCGAGCGCACCGAGGACGCCGGGCCGCAGGACGTCGTCGTGCTGGCGGTCAAGGCGCACCAGGTCGCCGACCTGCTGCCCGGGCTGCCGGCGCTGCTGGCGCCGCACACCAGCGTCGTCACGATGATCAACGGCGTGCCCTGGTGGTACTTCCACAAGCTCGCCGGCCCCTACGAAGGGCGCCAGCTGCAGAGCGTGGACCCGGGCGGACGCATCGCCGCGGCGATCGCGCCGGAGCGCATCCTCGGCGGCATCGTCTACCCGGCGGCCGAGCTCGTCGAGCCGGGGCTGGTGCGTGTCGTCGAAGGCAACCGCTTCACGATCGGCGAGCCCGACGGCAGCCGCAGCGAACGGGTCGAGGCGCTGTCGCAGGCGCTGATGAAGGCCGGCTTCAAGGCGCCGGTGGCGCGCGACATCCGCGCCGAGCTCTGGGTCAAGCTCTGGGGCAACCTGTGCTTCAACCCGATCAGCGCGCTGACGCACGCGACGCTGGAAGACATCACCCGCTTCGGCCCGACACGGGCGCTGGCCGCCGCGGCGATGGCCGAGGCCCAGGCGGTGGCCGAGGCGCTGGGCGTGCGTTTTCGCATCACGCTGGAGCAGCGCCTGGCCGGTGCCGAGGCGGTGGGCGCGCACAAGACCTCGATGCTGCAGGACGTCGAACACGGCCGCGCGCTGGAGCTGGAGGCGCTGGTCGGCGCGGTGGCCGAACTCGGCCGTATCGTCGGCCGGCCGACGCCGACGGTGGATGCGCTCTACGCGCTGGCCTCGCTGCTGGCGCGCACGCTGGCGGCACAGAAAGGCCGGCTGGCGCTGCAGCCGGCCTGAGGCGGCCCAAAGAAAAACCCCGCCGGACGGCGGGGTTCAACACGAAATCGGAGCGTGCGTTCAGCGCACGACCAGCACCGGCAGCGTGCTGTGCGTCAGCACCTTCTGCGTCTCGCTGCCCAACAGCAGCGCGCTGACGCCGCGGCGGCCGTGCGAGGCCATGACGATCAGGTCGCAGTTCTGGTTCGTCGCGTGTTCGATGATCGCTTCCCAGGGGTGCAGCGCCTCGATCGTGTGGCCGCTGCAGGGCACCTTGACGGCGCCGGCGGCCTCGATGACGGCCTTCACGCGCGACGAGGCGATGCGTTCCTGCGCGTCGTAGAACTCCTGCGGCGGCACCGGCTGCATCTCCGAGATCGCGCTGTACGGGAAGGGCTCCTTGACGCCGATGACGAACAGTTCGGCGCCGGCGAGCTGGGCCAGCTCCAGAGCCGTCTGGACCGCCTTGGCCGTGATCTCGGAGCCGTCGGTGGGGACCAGGATGCGCTTGTACATGGAGACTCCTTGGGGTTCGATGTTTCGAGTGTTCTGCAGGGTCGGCGTTCCTGCAAGCGGGATCGGATTGATGAACGTCAGCCGCGGGCGATCGGCCGCGAGGGATCGCGGCACCACTCGCTCCACGAGCCGGGATACAGCCGCATGCCCTCGAAACCGGCATGCGCCATCGCCAGCAGGTTGTGGCAGGCGGTGACCCCGCTGCCGCACTGCAGCACCACCTGCTCGGCCGGCGTCGCCCAGCGTTCGATCTCGGCGCGCAGCAGCGGCGCCGGCTTGAAGCGGCCGTCGGCCTGCAGGTTGTCCTTGAAGCAGCGGTTGGTCGCGCCCGGGATGTGGCCGCCGACCGGGTCGATCTGCTCGACCTCGCCGCGGAAACGTTCGCCGGCGCGCGCGTCGACGACGCGCACGTGGCCCAGCGCGGCCAGCAGCGACTCGGCGGTGATCGTCGCCATCGCCGGTTCGCGGGTCATCGGGTAGGGCGGGCGGGCGGCCAGTGCGGCGGTCGCGGTCACGAGTTCGCCGCCGGCGGCCGTCCAGGCGGCCGGGCCGCCGTCGAGCACCGCGACCTTCTCGTGGCCCAGCCACTTCAGCATCCACCAGGCGCGCGCCGCGTACGGGCCGCCCTGGGCGTCGTAGCAGACGACCTGGGTCTCGGGGGCGATGCCCCAGGCGCCGACGGTCGCGGCGAAAGCCTCGCGCGTGGGCAGCGGATGGCGGCCGTGGCTGCCGTCGCCCTTGGGGCCGGACAGGTCGCGCTCCAAGTGGGCGTAGATCGCGCCCGGCAGGTGGCCGGCGGCGAAAGCACGTTCGCCGGCGGCCGGGTCGCCGAGGTCGAAGCCGCAGTCGAGCACGACGATGCCGGCCGGCGCGGCGCGCAGGTCCTCGGCGCTCACGAGGGTGGTGAAGCTCATCTCAGGTCTCCGTGGATGTCCGTGGAAGAGGTGACGCGCGGCGTGCGTGCCAGCCAGGTGGCGGCGATGCCGGCGCCGACGATCAGCGCCATGCCGGCCAGCGCCGACAGCGTGACCGGGTCGTCGAACAGCCAGACGCCGAAGCCGAAGGAGAACACGATGCCCAGGTATTGCAGCACCGCGTTGGTCATCGCCTGGCCGATCGCGTAGGCGCGTGTCAGCATCAGCTGTGCCGCCGAAGCGAGCGCGCCGGTGGCGAGCAGCAGCAATGCGCCGCGCAGGGTGTGCGGATGCGGCCCGCCGCCGACGAGCATCAGCAGCGCACCGGCCGCGACGCCGGCGACGGAGAAGTAGAAGACGATGCGTTCTTCGGGCTCGCCGGCCTGACCCAGCGAACGCACGTGCAGATAGGCGCGCGCCGACAGCAGCCCCGACACCAGTCCGGCCAGACCGTGCAGCAGCTGGCGTGTCTCGAGCGTGGGTTGGAGGATCAGCGCGACGCCGCCGAAACCGGCCAGCACCGCGATCACCAGCCTCGCGTCCGGCCGCTGGCCGCTGCCCCAGGCGGCGCCGACGACGAAGACCGCGACCCACACCGACGAGGTGTAGTTCAGCGTCATCCCGGTGGCCAGCGGCAGCGCGCCCAGGGCGTAGAACCACAAGCACATGCCGCCGAGGCCGGCGGCGCTGCGCTGCAGGTGCAGCCAGGGCACGCGCGTGGCCAGCGACGTGCGGCCGGCGCGCAGCATCAGCGCCATCAGCACGACGCCGACGGCCGAGCGGTACATGACGATCTCGCCGGCGCCGTACTGCGCCGAGGCGAGCTTGACGCACAGCCCCATGGCCGCGAACAGGAAGGCGGCGCCCGTGATCAGCAGGGGCGCGCGCAGCGGCCCGGGGGCCGCGCGCGTGCGGCTCATCGTGCGAGCTTCATCTGCCGCCGGTACCACTCGTGGAACTGTTGCATGCCGTCTTCCATCGGGCTCTGGTAGGGCCCGACCTCGTTGTCGCCGCGCTCCATCAGCGCGCGGCGGCCGGCGTCCATTCTCTCCGCGATCTCGTCGTCCTCGACGCAGGTCTCCATGTAGGCGGCCTGCTGGGCCTCGACGAACTCGCGCTCGAACAAGGCGATCTCCTCGGGGTAGAAGAACTCGACCAGGTTCAGCGTCTTGCGCGGGCCCTTGGGGAACAGCGAGGACACGACGAGCACGTGCGGATACCACTCGACCATGATCGTCGGGTAGAGCGTCAGCCACACCGCGCCCTGCGCCGGCGGCTGGCCGGCGCGGTAGGCGAGCAGCGCGTCGTGCCAGCGGCGGTAGACCGGCGAGCCCGGCCGCGCCAGCGCCTGGTGCACGCCCACCGTCTGCACCGAGTGGTGCGCGCCGAACTCCCAGCTCAGGTCGTTGCAGGTGACGAACGAGCCCAGCCCCGGGTGGAACGGGCCGACGTGGTAGTCCTCGAGGTAGACCTCGATGAAGGTCTTCCAGTTGTAGTCGCACTCGTGCACCACGGCGCGGTCGAAGACGTAGCCCGAGAAGTCGAGCAGCGGCTGCGGCGCCATGCCGGCCAGGTCGGCGGCGATGTCGCGCCCGTTGTCCTCGAACAACAGCCCGTTCCAGGCGCGCAGCGGGTACTGCTTCAGGTTCAGGCAGGGGTCTGCGGGGAAATGCGGCGCGCCGACGAGCCGGCCTTCGAGGTCGTAGGTCCAGCGGTGCAGCGGGCAGACGATGCCGCCCTGGGTGCGGCCGCGGCCCTTGAGCATGATCGCCTGGCGATGCCGGCAGACGTTGGAGACGAGCTCGATGCCGCGTTCGTGGCGCACCAGCGCGCGGCCCTCGCCTTCGTGCACGAGGGCGTGGTAGTCGCCTGTGGCGGGGACGGCGAGCTCGTGGCCGACGTAGCGCGGTCCGGCATCGAAGATGAGTTTCTGTTCCTGCTGGAACAGACCCTCGTCGAAATAACTGGTGACGGGAAGCTGAGACGTGCTTCGCTCGAGAGCTTCGAGACTGATGCTCAGGTCAGACATGATCCGAGGGGATCCTCCGTGACGGATGTCCAAACCCCCGCCCGGTGGCCCCGCGGGCGGGCATGGCGCCTGACGCTCGACGCCCCTCGGCGGCGTCGCATGGTTTCGTCAGGCGAACCGAACATTGTACCGGCCGGGGTGCCCGCGGTCCGGGGCAGGTGGAGTGCCCGAGCGCGGCAGTCCCGTGTGTCTAGAATGCCCGGCTTGCTGTCACGTTCCCACCGAATGTCGTCCGTCCCCGCCCCGCAGGAGCCCGCCAGCTACGAGGAAGCCGTCGCCGAACTGGACCGCCTGGTCCAGCGCATGGAGACCGGCCAGATGCCGCTGGACCAGTTGCTCGACGGCTACAGGCGCGGCAGCGAACTGCTGACCTTTTGTCGTAACCGGCTGCAGGCGGTCGAGGAACAGGTCAAGCTACTTGACGATGGACAGCTGAAGACATGGAGCGCACCCTGAACTTCGATCACTGGGCGCGACACCAGCTCGACGCGGTGGAAGCCGCACTCGAGACCTGGGTTCCCGAAGATGCCCCCGCCGGCCTCGGCGAGGCGATGCGCTACGGCGTGCTCGACGGCGGCAAGCGGCTGCGGCCGCTGCTCGTGCTCGCCGCCTGCGAGGCGCTGGGCGGTTCGCGCGAAGCCGCGCTGCGCAGCGCCGCGGCGGTGGAACTGATCCACGCCTACTCGCTGGTGCACGACGACATGCCCTGCATGGACAACGACGTGCTGCGCCGCGGTAAGCCGACGGTGCACGTGAAGTACGGCGAGGCCCAGGCGATGCTCGCCGGCGACGCGATGCAGGCGCTGGCCTTCGAGATCCTCACCCCCGACGAAGGCGTCGAGCCGGTGCTGCAGGCACGCCTGGTGCGCCTGCTGGCGCGCGCCGCGGGCCACGCCGGCATGGCCGGCGGCCAGGCGATCGACCTCGCCAACACCGGGCGGATGCTCGACGAGGCGACGCTGCGCGAGATGCACCGCAAGAAGACCGGCGCGCTGCTGCTGGCCAGCGTGCAGATGGGGGCGGCCTGCGGTTCGCCGACGCCCGCCACCTGGCAGGCGCTGTCGGTCTACGGCGAAGCGATCGGTCTGGCCTTCCAGGTCGTCGACGACATCCTCGACTGCACCCAGGCCTCCGACAAGCTCGGCAAGACCGCCGGCAAGGACCAGGAGGCCAACAAGCCGACCTACGTCTCGGTGCTCGGCCTGGAGCCCGCCCGCCGCTACGCGCAGGAACTGCGCGCGCAGGCGCTCGCGGCGCTCGAGCGCAGCGGCCTGGCCGATGTCGCGGCCCTGGCCGCGATCGCCGACAAGGTGGTGGAACGCGAGAACTGAACTGACGGCTTGATCCCCGTTGCCGGCCGTTGGGAGGCGGACGGCGGCGGGAGCGGTTCGTGGTGCCGTCATCGGCGCCGCGGCTCGTCCAGCGCGGTGGAAACTGACATGAGCAAATATCTCGATTCGATCCAGACGCCCGCCGACCTGCGCCGCATGTCGCGCAGCGACCTGCCCGGGCTCGCGCGCGAAGTGCGCGAGTTCGTGCTGAACACCGTCAGCCAGACCGGGGGTCACCTCGGCAGCAACCTGGGCACGGTGGAACTGACGGTCGCGCTGCACTACGTCTTCAACACGCCGCACGACCGCATCGTCTGGGACGTCGGCCACCAGACCTATCCGCACAAGGTGCTGACCGGCCGGCGCGAGCGCATGCACACGCTGCGCCAGCTCGGCGGCATCGCCGGCTTCCCGCGCCGCGACGAGAGCGAGTACGACACCTTCGCCACCGGCCACAGCTCGACCAGCATCAGCGCCGCGCTGGGCATGGCGCTGGCGGCCAAGCAGAAGGGCGAGGACCGCAAGGCCATCGCCGTCATCGGCGACGGCTCGATGACCGCCGGCATGGCCTTCGAGGCGCTGAACAACGCCGGCGTGCCGCATGCCGGCGTCAACGCCGACATCCTCGTCGTGCTCAACGACAACGACATGTCGATCAGCCCGCCGGTGGGCGCGCTGAACAAGCACCTGGCGCGGCTGATGAGCGGCAACTTCTACGCCGCCGCGCGCGAAGGCGCCAAGGCCGTGCTGAAGGCCGCGCCGCCGCTGTTCGAGCTGGCGCGCCGCTTCGAGGAGCACGCCAAGGGCATGGTCGTGCCGGGCACGATCTTCGAGGAGTTCGGCTTCAACTACGTCGGCCCGATCGACGGCCACGACCTCGACGCGCTGATCCCGACGCTGGAGAACCTGCGCAACAAGAAGGGCCCGCAGTTCCTGCACGTGGTCACGAAGAAGGGCTACGGCTACAAGATGGCCGAGGCCGACCCGGTCAAGTACCACGCCGCCAGCGGCCGCTTCAACCCGGCCGAGGGCTTCCCCAAGAGCAGCGGCGGCAAGCCGACCTTCACCCAGGTCTTCGGCCAGTGGCTGTGCGACATGGCCGAGGCCGACGAGCGCCTCGTGGGCATCACGCCGGCGATGCGCGAAGGCTCGGGCATGGTCGAGTTCCACAAGCGCTTCCCGCGCCGCTACCACGACGTCGGCATCGCCGAGCAGCACGCGGTGACCTTCGCCGCCGGTCTGGCCTGCGAAGGGCTCAAGCCCGTGGTCGCGATCTACAGCACCTTCCTGCAGCGCGCCTACGACCAGCTGGTGCACGACGTCGCGCTGCAGAACCTGCCGGTGGTCTTCGCGCTCGACCGCGGCGGCATCGTCGGTGCCGACGGCCCGACGCACGCCGGCGTCTACGACATCGCCTTCATCCGCTGCATCCCGAACTGCGCGCTGCTCGCGCCCAGCGACGAGAACGAGTGCCGCCAGGCGCTGACCACGGCCTACCGCCGCGACCAGCCGGTGGCCGTGCGCTACCCGCGCGGCAGCGGCTGCGGCGCCGAGATCGAGACCGGCCTCAGCGAATGGGAGTGGGGCAAGGGCGTCGTGCGCCGCGAAGGCCAGCGCATCGCGATCCTGGCCTTCGGCACGCTGCTGCACCCGGCGCTGGCCGCCGCCGAGAAGCTCGGCGCGACGGTCGTCGACATGCGCTTCGTGAAGCCGATGGACGAGGCCCTGGTGCTCGAGATGGCGCGCCGCCACGAGGCCCTGGTCACCGTCGAGGAAGGCTGCGTGATGGGCGGCGCCGGCAGTGCGGTGCTCGAATGCCTGGCCGCCGCCGGGGCGACGACGCCGGTGCTGCAGCTGGGCATCCCCGACCGCTTCGTCGAACACGGCGACCCGGCCAAGCTGCTGTCCATGCTGGGCCTGGACGCCGCCGGCATCGAGGCCTCGATCCGCAAGCGCTTCGGCAGCCGCCC is a window encoding:
- a CDS encoding magnesium chelatase subunit D; this encodes MSSKAWEDATLAAAVFAVDPAGIGGVHLRSPAGPVRDRWLAALSRALPAPPRRMPVGIADDRLLGGLDLAGTLQAGRPVAQRGLLADADGGVVLAVMAERLPPGTAAKMAAVMDRQEVVVERDGVALSHPTRFGVVAFDEGGPDDDPVPIALTDRLGLKLDFTQIPPREAPEIDFGDVSDARALLPRVRCGDEALQALVQAAVALGIASLRAPLHALRVACAHAALNGRETVEAEDAAAAARLVFAPRATQLPAPPEQEAPPEEPPPPPPDQQDPNQDPPPPDDEQQAEELKGPMEDQVLDAVLASLPPALLAQMQADYASRERARSSGKSGALHKGGHRGRPSGIRRGEPKAGQRLNLIATLRAAAPWQRVRGAIKPRVQVRPDDFHVTHYRQRRETTTIFVVDASGSSALNRMAEAKGAVELLLADCYVRRDKVAVIAFRGKAAELLLPPTRSLVRAKRSLAGLPGGGGTPLAAAVDAAGALAESIRRRGDTPLVVFLTDGRANVALDGTGGRPKAEADALDAAKRMLASGAATMLIDTSPQPAAQARKIAGAMQATYMPLPYAGAQTLSQVVRARAGG
- the bchO gene encoding alpha/beta fold hydrolase BchO; translated protein: MAEDRRFVNAAGLRWHVERSGRGPGTMLLLHGTGASAHSMAALGERLAWRWRLVAPDLPGHGETSRPTPGQLTLPGMAAAVGALLAEMKLAPDVVVGHSAGAAVAVRMVLDGLVKPSVVVSINGAFLPFGGRAAALLSPLARLLYAQRWVSHLFARRAEDPAVVRRLIEGTGSHLDQDGLDAYRALMTRPGHAEAALGMMAHWDLSTMEQDLRRFPVPLWLITGLRDRAVRPSQARRVAALCPRALLLPLPGVGHLAHEEAPDAVARLLGTLPSPAV
- a CDS encoding acyl--CoA ligase, with protein sequence MHQTLEALLRAGAEDAVALAAPGRAPLNYRGLRAQIAGTVSTLNTLGVGRGDRVAIVLANGPEMASCFVACASGVASAPLNPAYRAEEFEFYLSDLRAKALIVERGSASPAVAVAERLGVRVLDLVVADGAPAGSFTLVPRDGSAASTPTADGGEAQPGDVSMVLHTSGTTSRPKIVPLSQANLAASAQHIRDTLQLTPADGGLNVMPLFHIHGLIAGVLAPLSAGSRIFCTPGFDALKFFGWMDEAAPTWYTAVPTMHQAILGRARRNAEVIARHPLRFLRSSSSSMPPQVIRELEEVFGAPLIEAYGMTEATHQMACNPLPPAVRKPGSVGPAAGPEIAIMDEHGTLLPRGAVGEIVIRGPNVTAGYESNPKANAEAFTNGWFRTGDQGTLDAEGYVTITGRLKEIINRGGEKISPREIDEILMDHPAVAQVVCFGMPHPKLGEEVAAAVVPREGQQPSERELQDFVAARVADFKVPKRILFMAEIPKGATGKLQRIGMAAKLGLGG
- a CDS encoding 2-dehydropantoate 2-reductase, with the protein product MKITIVGAGAIGGYLGARLSAAGEDVSFIARGRNLEAIRARGFRLILEDGSELAAPEARAFERTEDAGPQDVVVLAVKAHQVADLLPGLPALLAPHTSVVTMINGVPWWYFHKLAGPYEGRQLQSVDPGGRIAAAIAPERILGGIVYPAAELVEPGLVRVVEGNRFTIGEPDGSRSERVEALSQALMKAGFKAPVARDIRAELWVKLWGNLCFNPISALTHATLEDITRFGPTRALAAAAMAEAQAVAEALGVRFRITLEQRLAGAEAVGAHKTSMLQDVEHGRALELEALVGAVAELGRIVGRPTPTVDALYALASLLARTLAAQKGRLALQPA
- a CDS encoding universal stress protein; translation: MYKRILVPTDGSEITAKAVQTALELAQLAGAELFVIGVKEPFPYSAISEMQPVPPQEFYDAQERIASSRVKAVIEAAGAVKVPCSGHTIEALHPWEAIIEHATNQNCDLIVMASHGRRGVSALLLGSETQKVLTHSTLPVLVVR
- a CDS encoding sulfurtransferase; translation: MSFTTLVSAEDLRAAPAGIVVLDCGFDLGDPAAGERAFAAGHLPGAIYAHLERDLSGPKGDGSHGRHPLPTREAFAATVGAWGIAPETQVVCYDAQGGPYAARAWWMLKWLGHEKVAVLDGGPAAWTAAGGELVTATAALAARPPYPMTREPAMATITAESLLAALGHVRVVDARAGERFRGEVEQIDPVGGHIPGATNRCFKDNLQADGRFKPAPLLRAEIERWATPAEQVVLQCGSGVTACHNLLAMAHAGFEGMRLYPGSWSEWCRDPSRPIARG
- a CDS encoding DMT family transporter, with translation MSRTRAAPGPLRAPLLITGAAFLFAAMGLCVKLASAQYGAGEIVMYRSAVGVVLMALMLRAGRTSLATRVPWLHLQRSAAGLGGMCLWFYALGALPLATGMTLNYTSSVWVAVFVVGAAWGSGQRPDARLVIAVLAGFGGVALILQPTLETRQLLHGLAGLVSGLLSARAYLHVRSLGQAGEPEERIVFYFSVAGVAAGALLMLVGGGPHPHTLRGALLLLATGALASAAQLMLTRAYAIGQAMTNAVLQYLGIVFSFGFGVWLFDDPVTLSALAGMALIVGAGIAATWLARTPRVTSSTDIHGDLR
- a CDS encoding aromatic ring-hydroxylating oxygenase subunit alpha, which translates into the protein MSDLSISLEALERSTSQLPVTSYFDEGLFQQEQKLIFDAGPRYVGHELAVPATGDYHALVHEGEGRALVRHERGIELVSNVCRHRQAIMLKGRGRTQGGIVCPLHRWTYDLEGRLVGAPHFPADPCLNLKQYPLRAWNGLLFEDNGRDIAADLAGMAPQPLLDFSGYVFDRAVVHECDYNWKTFIEVYLEDYHVGPFHPGLGSFVTCNDLSWEFGAHHSVQTVGVHQALARPGSPVYRRWHDALLAYRAGQPPAQGAVWLTLYPTIMVEWYPHVLVVSSLFPKGPRKTLNLVEFFYPEEIALFEREFVEAQQAAYMETCVEDDEIAERMDAGRRALMERGDNEVGPYQSPMEDGMQQFHEWYRRQMKLAR
- the xseB gene encoding exodeoxyribonuclease VII small subunit, producing MSSVPAPQEPASYEEAVAELDRLVQRMETGQMPLDQLLDGYRRGSELLTFCRNRLQAVEEQVKLLDDGQLKTWSAP
- a CDS encoding polyprenyl synthetase family protein, encoding MERTLNFDHWARHQLDAVEAALETWVPEDAPAGLGEAMRYGVLDGGKRLRPLLVLAACEALGGSREAALRSAAAVELIHAYSLVHDDMPCMDNDVLRRGKPTVHVKYGEAQAMLAGDAMQALAFEILTPDEGVEPVLQARLVRLLARAAGHAGMAGGQAIDLANTGRMLDEATLREMHRKKTGALLLASVQMGAACGSPTPATWQALSVYGEAIGLAFQVVDDILDCTQASDKLGKTAGKDQEANKPTYVSVLGLEPARRYAQELRAQALAALERSGLADVAALAAIADKVVEREN
- the dxs gene encoding 1-deoxy-D-xylulose-5-phosphate synthase, giving the protein MSKYLDSIQTPADLRRMSRSDLPGLAREVREFVLNTVSQTGGHLGSNLGTVELTVALHYVFNTPHDRIVWDVGHQTYPHKVLTGRRERMHTLRQLGGIAGFPRRDESEYDTFATGHSSTSISAALGMALAAKQKGEDRKAIAVIGDGSMTAGMAFEALNNAGVPHAGVNADILVVLNDNDMSISPPVGALNKHLARLMSGNFYAAAREGAKAVLKAAPPLFELARRFEEHAKGMVVPGTIFEEFGFNYVGPIDGHDLDALIPTLENLRNKKGPQFLHVVTKKGYGYKMAEADPVKYHAASGRFNPAEGFPKSSGGKPTFTQVFGQWLCDMAEADERLVGITPAMREGSGMVEFHKRFPRRYHDVGIAEQHAVTFAAGLACEGLKPVVAIYSTFLQRAYDQLVHDVALQNLPVVFALDRGGIVGADGPTHAGVYDIAFIRCIPNCALLAPSDENECRQALTTAYRRDQPVAVRYPRGSGCGAEIETGLSEWEWGKGVVRREGQRIAILAFGTLLHPALAAAEKLGATVVDMRFVKPMDEALVLEMARRHEALVTVEEGCVMGGAGSAVLECLAAAGATTPVLQLGIPDRFVEHGDPAKLLSMLGLDAAGIEASIRKRFGSRPALAAVNG